In Mycobacterium sp. 050128, one genomic interval encodes:
- a CDS encoding MCE family protein: MKSKRREAGLHPAIWTFILLTSICALVVLTVGAFNRDFRPYARVTLTSDRAGLVMEPGAKVKLRGVQVGRVASIQSGDPVKLQLELYPEQLNYIPANVTAEITAPTAFGAKYVDLLTPAHPTAQRLAAGAVVKSRNVSVEVNTVFQNLVALLNQVDVPKLNAVLTALAEGFRGNGEAIGEATTDLNQVLLAINPRSETIRADYRALQGFSDTYSAAAANIVRVLDAASTTSVTVTDSAKQLDSLLLNVSGLARGGVNLIGPNRDNLVHGINLLESTTRLLMKYNPELTCTLVGGKNALDFGAVASSGGSNGYSEILDVGLLLGKDAYRYPQNLPVNDIKGGPGGEPGCGSLPDVAKNWPQRYLVTDSGWGTGMDVRPNPGIGFPGYTNYFPVTRGTPQPPSIRHPSDPAPGPIPYPGAPPYGAQLYASDGTPLYPGLPPAPPPGRPRETGPAPAGSEPFVPSVPSGVQATCGLLNQPCGPLPPAAPAP, from the coding sequence ATGAAGAGCAAACGGCGCGAGGCCGGTCTGCACCCGGCGATCTGGACCTTCATTCTTCTGACCTCCATCTGCGCGCTGGTCGTGCTGACGGTGGGTGCGTTCAACAGGGATTTCAGGCCCTATGCGCGGGTGACGCTGACGTCTGACCGGGCGGGGCTGGTCATGGAACCCGGAGCCAAAGTCAAGCTGCGCGGCGTCCAGGTCGGCAGGGTCGCGTCAATCCAGTCAGGGGATCCGGTGAAACTGCAGCTGGAGCTGTACCCGGAGCAGCTCAACTACATCCCCGCTAACGTCACCGCCGAGATCACCGCGCCAACTGCCTTCGGGGCCAAATACGTGGACCTGCTTACCCCCGCCCACCCAACCGCACAACGGCTGGCGGCGGGAGCGGTGGTGAAGTCGCGCAATGTGAGCGTCGAAGTGAACACCGTGTTCCAGAACCTCGTTGCGCTGCTCAATCAGGTTGACGTCCCCAAACTGAATGCGGTCCTCACCGCGCTGGCCGAAGGATTCCGCGGCAATGGTGAAGCGATCGGTGAGGCCACCACCGACCTCAACCAGGTTCTGCTGGCTATCAATCCGCGCAGCGAGACGATCCGTGCCGACTACCGCGCCCTCCAAGGGTTCAGCGACACCTACAGCGCGGCCGCCGCAAACATCGTGCGTGTGCTGGACGCCGCCAGCACGACGAGCGTCACGGTCACCGATAGCGCAAAACAACTGGACTCTTTGCTGCTCAACGTCAGCGGCCTTGCCCGCGGCGGTGTCAATCTGATCGGCCCGAATAGGGACAACCTCGTGCACGGCATCAACTTGCTCGAGTCCACCACGCGCCTGTTGATGAAGTACAACCCGGAACTGACCTGCACGCTGGTCGGTGGGAAAAACGCCCTCGATTTCGGCGCCGTAGCTTCTTCAGGGGGCTCGAACGGATACTCCGAGATCTTGGACGTCGGGTTGCTGCTCGGCAAGGACGCATACCGGTACCCACAAAACCTACCGGTCAACGACATCAAGGGCGGCCCAGGCGGCGAGCCGGGATGCGGATCTCTGCCCGACGTCGCTAAGAATTGGCCGCAGCGCTACCTGGTCACCGATTCCGGATGGGGCACCGGAATGGATGTGCGACCCAACCCCGGCATCGGCTTCCCCGGCTACACCAACTACTTCCCCGTCACCAGGGGGACGCCTCAACCGCCCAGCATCCGCCATCCGTCGGACCCGGCGCCGGGCCCTATCCCGTATCCAGGGGCACCGCCCTACGGTGCGCAGCTCTACGCCTCGGACGGAACCCCGCTGTATCCCGGCCTGCCGCCGGCCCCTCCGCCGGGCAGGCCACGAGAAACCGGCCCTGCGCCGGCAGGCTCCGAACCGTTCGTGCCCTCAGTGCCGTCCGGGGTTCAAGCAACGTGCGGACTCCTCAACCAGCCGTGCGGACCGCTACCACCGGCTGCGCCTGCGCCTTGA
- a CDS encoding MCE family protein, protein MRENLVGATWRLAIYLVVCLLGAFALVAVFGQLRFESEKTYKAVFANVSGLEGGNFVRIAGVEVGKVKNISIQPDSTVLVEFTVADSVVLTEGARAAIRFADLIGGRYMALEEGAGAVKRLFPGATIPLSRTEPALDLDALIGGFRPLFRALDPDQVNKLTGQLIAAFQGQGGTIGSFLTQAAALTNTLADRDQLIGQVITNLNTLLGSLGGQSKQFAKAVDSLSELVTGLEARKQDISNGVAYANAAAGSIADLLAQARPPLKKVVGETDRTAGTVLADREFFDNYLNNWPDAFKILNRQGLTGDWFSFYLCDAILKVNGKGGQPVYIKVAGQATGRCTPR, encoded by the coding sequence ATGCGAGAGAATTTGGTAGGCGCCACGTGGCGTCTCGCCATCTACTTGGTCGTGTGCTTGTTGGGCGCGTTCGCGTTGGTCGCCGTCTTCGGCCAGCTCCGCTTTGAATCGGAGAAGACCTATAAGGCTGTGTTCGCGAATGTGTCCGGGCTAGAGGGCGGCAACTTCGTCCGCATCGCCGGTGTCGAGGTTGGCAAGGTCAAGAACATCTCCATTCAGCCGGATTCCACCGTGCTCGTCGAGTTCACTGTCGCCGACTCCGTGGTGCTGACCGAAGGCGCGAGGGCCGCCATCCGCTTCGCCGACCTCATCGGGGGCAGATACATGGCACTCGAAGAGGGTGCCGGGGCGGTAAAGAGACTGTTTCCGGGCGCGACCATTCCGCTGAGCCGCACCGAGCCGGCGCTCGACCTCGATGCGTTGATCGGTGGGTTCCGGCCCTTGTTCCGCGCTTTGGACCCCGACCAGGTCAACAAGCTGACCGGTCAACTGATCGCGGCTTTCCAGGGTCAGGGCGGCACGATCGGCTCGTTTCTCACCCAAGCCGCGGCCCTGACCAACACGCTGGCCGACCGCGATCAACTGATCGGCCAGGTCATCACCAACCTGAACACTCTGCTCGGTTCACTCGGTGGCCAGAGCAAGCAGTTCGCCAAGGCCGTCGACTCGCTATCCGAACTCGTGACGGGCCTCGAAGCCCGTAAACAGGACATCAGCAACGGGGTGGCATACGCCAACGCCGCCGCCGGGTCGATCGCCGACCTGCTGGCGCAGGCGCGCCCGCCGCTGAAAAAGGTTGTGGGGGAGACGGACCGGACCGCCGGCACCGTGTTGGCCGATCGTGAATTCTTCGACAACTACCTCAACAACTGGCCTGACGCGTTCAAAATCCTCAACAGGCAGGGCCTGACCGGCGACTGGTTCAGCTTCTACCTGTGTGACGCCATTCTGAAGGTCAATGGCAAAGGCGGCCAACCCGTGTATATCAAGGTCGCCGGCCAGGCCACCGGAAGGTGCACGCCGCGATGA
- a CDS encoding MCE family protein, whose product MKTFSERNPLTIGAIGLGITFAVMLLALNYDKLPFFQTGRTYSAYFAEAGGLVPGSAVQVSGFRVGQVSSVELDGPRVLVKFHVDGGVHLGDRTEAAIKLKTVLGTKLLAVTPRGDGQLSGPIPLDRTRPAYQLPDALGDLTTTISGLKTDQLSNSLAVLADTFSDTPPDLRAAVQGLARFSKSLDERDSQLRDLLGNANKATKVLGERSDEIVNLVAKTNALLVQLKSQSSSLDQISNNLSAVAQQVKGFVAENRNTLKPALDKLNEVLSIVDNRKERVQKALSGLNSFSLRLGETVSSAPFYEAYVANLLPGQFVQPFIDAAFSDLGLDPNVLLPTQRADPEVGQPATPPLPIPFPRTGQGGEPRMTIPDAITGNPGDHPCGVPGVALPGPGCYPYREPPPAPPPGGPPPGPPAPAIAPPDQPGEGGGR is encoded by the coding sequence ATGAAAACCTTCTCGGAACGCAACCCGCTCACCATCGGCGCCATTGGCCTCGGCATCACCTTTGCTGTCATGTTGCTAGCGTTGAACTACGACAAGCTGCCGTTCTTCCAGACCGGTCGGACCTACTCCGCATATTTCGCCGAGGCCGGCGGCCTGGTGCCTGGTAGCGCCGTTCAGGTGTCGGGTTTCCGGGTCGGTCAAGTCTCGAGTGTCGAGCTGGACGGACCGCGGGTGCTGGTCAAGTTCCACGTCGACGGCGGCGTCCACCTCGGTGACCGCACCGAGGCGGCAATCAAACTGAAGACAGTGCTCGGCACAAAGCTCCTTGCCGTCACCCCGCGAGGAGACGGGCAGCTGAGTGGCCCGATACCCCTCGATCGGACCAGGCCGGCCTACCAATTGCCCGACGCGCTGGGAGATCTGACCACCACCATCAGCGGGTTGAAGACCGATCAGCTGTCCAACTCGCTCGCCGTGCTGGCCGACACATTCTCGGATACTCCGCCCGATCTCAGGGCCGCGGTGCAGGGCTTGGCTCGGTTCTCGAAGTCACTAGACGAACGGGATAGCCAGCTGCGAGACCTGTTGGGTAACGCTAATAAAGCGACGAAGGTGTTGGGCGAGCGCAGCGACGAGATCGTGAACCTGGTCGCCAAGACCAATGCGCTGTTGGTGCAACTGAAAAGCCAAAGCAGCTCGTTGGACCAGATCTCCAACAATCTCTCCGCGGTCGCCCAGCAGGTGAAGGGCTTCGTCGCCGAGAACCGCAACACCCTCAAGCCGGCGCTGGACAAGCTCAACGAGGTATTGAGCATTGTCGACAACCGCAAAGAACGCGTGCAGAAGGCGCTCAGCGGGCTGAACAGCTTCTCGTTGCGGCTGGGTGAAACGGTGTCGTCCGCGCCGTTCTACGAAGCCTATGTTGCCAACCTGCTGCCCGGTCAGTTCGTGCAGCCGTTCATCGATGCGGCATTCTCCGATCTTGGTCTGGATCCGAACGTGCTCCTGCCCACGCAGCGCGCCGATCCGGAGGTCGGCCAGCCGGCGACGCCGCCGCTACCGATACCGTTCCCGCGGACCGGCCAGGGCGGGGAACCGCGCATGACCATCCCGGACGCCATCACCGGTAACCCCGGCGATCATCCGTGCGGTGTGCCGGGTGTGGCCCTGCCCGGTCCTGGCTGCTACCCGTACAGGGAGCCACCACCGGCCCCGCCACCTGGCGGCCCGCCGCCAGGGCCGCCGGCGCCCGCGATCGCGCCCCCAGACCAGCCAGGTGAAGGTGGCGGACGGTGA
- a CDS encoding virulence factor Mce family protein — translation MNSRNVKIGLAVALAVLLVGGIATVVRTAGGSGRTTVTGYFADSTGLYNGDDVVILGVRVGKVEKIEPQPSRVKITFWYDAKYRVPADAKAVILSPSLVTPRSIQLTPAYTGGAVMAAGAVIPQERTAVPVEYDDLRQQLEKLTQSLQPTKPGGTSTLGAFINTAADNLRGQGPDIRDTLIKLSQAISAIGDHSSDLFSTLKNLSILVSALRDSSDLLRQLNQNLAAVTNLLANDPNEVGNAVRDLDDVADDVRNFVADNRETLGTTSDRLASVSQALNASLDDVKQILHVAPTAFQNFLNIYQPAQGALTGALGVNQFANPIQFLCAAIQAASRRGAKESAKLCVQYLAPIFKNRQYNFPPLGENLFVGTTARPNEITYSEDWLRPDYVPPQPAVPAPGAPPPQPNGPPDVPPSPPAAVAPVSTNPADGLRGLMVPSGGGQ, via the coding sequence GTGAATTCACGTAACGTCAAGATCGGCTTGGCTGTCGCACTGGCGGTGCTGCTGGTAGGCGGGATCGCCACGGTGGTGCGGACCGCTGGTGGCAGCGGACGTACCACTGTCACCGGATATTTCGCGGATAGCACCGGCCTTTACAACGGCGACGACGTCGTGATTCTCGGTGTGCGCGTCGGCAAGGTCGAGAAGATCGAACCGCAGCCGAGCCGCGTCAAGATCACCTTCTGGTACGACGCGAAATACCGAGTGCCCGCCGACGCCAAAGCCGTGATCCTGTCACCGTCGCTCGTGACGCCGCGATCCATCCAGTTGACGCCCGCCTACACCGGCGGGGCGGTGATGGCGGCCGGGGCGGTGATCCCACAGGAACGAACCGCGGTTCCGGTGGAATACGACGACTTGCGCCAGCAGCTCGAGAAGCTGACGCAGAGTCTGCAGCCCACCAAGCCGGGCGGCACCAGCACCCTGGGGGCATTCATCAATACCGCCGCCGACAATTTGCGCGGTCAGGGCCCGGATATCCGAGACACCCTCATCAAGTTGTCACAGGCGATTTCGGCGATCGGTGACCACAGCAGCGACCTGTTCAGCACCTTGAAGAACCTGTCGATTCTGGTCTCAGCGCTGCGTGACAGCAGCGATCTGTTGCGACAACTGAACCAGAATCTGGCCGCGGTGACCAACCTGTTAGCCAACGACCCCAACGAGGTCGGAAACGCGGTTCGCGACCTCGACGACGTGGCCGACGACGTCCGAAACTTTGTGGCCGACAACCGCGAGACGCTGGGTACCACCTCCGACAGGCTGGCTTCGGTGTCCCAGGCGCTGAACGCAAGCCTCGACGATGTCAAGCAAATTCTGCATGTGGCCCCGACCGCATTCCAGAACTTCCTGAACATCTACCAACCGGCGCAGGGCGCGCTGACCGGAGCGTTGGGAGTGAACCAATTCGCCAACCCAATCCAGTTCCTGTGCGCCGCGATTCAGGCGGCCTCGCGCCGCGGCGCCAAAGAGTCCGCGAAGCTCTGCGTGCAATATCTGGCACCGATCTTCAAGAACCGTCAATACAACTTCCCGCCGCTAGGCGAGAATCTCTTCGTTGGAACCACAGCCCGTCCCAACGAAATTACCTACAGCGAGGACTGGCTGCGGCCCGACTATGTTCCCCCCCAGCCGGCGGTGCCCGCCCCCGGCGCTCCGCCACCTCAGCCCAACGGCCCGCCGGATGTTCCGCCGTCCCCGCCGGCGGCCGTCGCACCGGTGTCGACCAATCCGGCCGACGGCCTGCGCGGACTGATGGTGCCTTCGGGAGGTGGACAGTGA
- a CDS encoding virulence factor Mce family protein, producing MGLVGVLVATALSGCGFRGANSFPLPGTSGSGHGSYTIQAQMPDVQNLERNSRVRVNDVTVGTVSNIELQGWHALVTMTISGDVDLPANATATVGQTSLLGSVHVELAPPTGVAPEGKLKNGSLIPLLSSDTYPSTERTLAAVSLVLNGGGLGQIQDITKSLSTAFTGREADLRSLLGQLDKFVGYLDDQKGDIIAATESLNNLVGQFADQKPVIDKALKTIPNALTVLKDERNALANALGDLSRFGALAADSVNKTKENLVKELKDLGPVLQSLADAGPALTRALDFYGTFPFPTGTLSKWMRGDYANLTAVIDLTLSRLDASFFTGTRFECNLTELELQWGRTIGQMPSPCTAGGPYNPGNPLVVPYHFDQGR from the coding sequence ATGGGGCTGGTGGGGGTGCTTGTTGCGACCGCGCTTTCGGGTTGCGGGTTCCGCGGCGCGAATTCGTTTCCGTTGCCGGGAACCAGCGGGAGTGGCCACGGGTCGTACACGATCCAAGCGCAGATGCCCGACGTCCAAAATCTGGAACGGAATTCTCGAGTCCGGGTCAATGACGTCACCGTCGGCACGGTGAGCAACATCGAGCTTCAGGGTTGGCACGCACTGGTCACCATGACGATCAGCGGTGACGTCGACCTGCCGGCCAACGCGACCGCCACGGTCGGGCAGACCAGCTTGCTGGGTTCGGTGCACGTCGAACTAGCGCCCCCCACCGGGGTCGCGCCCGAAGGCAAGCTCAAAAACGGATCGTTGATCCCGCTGTTGTCGTCCGACACCTATCCGTCTACCGAACGGACGCTGGCCGCGGTTTCGCTGGTGCTCAACGGCGGGGGCCTGGGGCAGATCCAGGACATCACGAAGTCTTTGAGTACCGCCTTCACCGGCCGTGAGGCAGATCTGCGAAGCCTGCTTGGGCAGCTCGACAAGTTCGTCGGCTACCTCGATGACCAAAAAGGTGACATCATCGCCGCAACCGAGAGCCTCAACAACCTCGTTGGTCAATTCGCCGACCAGAAACCGGTGATCGACAAGGCGTTAAAGACCATCCCGAACGCCTTGACCGTGTTGAAAGACGAGCGAAACGCGCTGGCCAACGCTCTCGGTGACCTGAGCAGATTCGGCGCGCTAGCCGCTGACTCGGTCAACAAGACCAAGGAAAATCTGGTCAAAGAGCTCAAGGACCTGGGCCCGGTGCTGCAGTCACTGGCGGATGCCGGGCCGGCGCTGACCCGTGCGCTGGATTTCTACGGAACCTTCCCGTTCCCCACGGGCACACTCAGCAAATGGATGCGCGGCGACTATGCCAACCTGACGGCGGTCATCGACCTGACGCTGAGCCGGCTGGACGCTTCGTTCTTCACCGGTACCCGGTTCGAGTGCAATCTGACCGAGCTTGAGTTGCAGTGGGGCCGCACCATCGGCCAGATGCCCAGCCCATGCACCGCGGGCGGTCCGTACAACCCCGGCAACCCCCTGGTTGTCCCGTATCACTTCGATCAGGGGCGCTGA
- a CDS encoding MlaD family protein, whose translation MLTRRIKIQLLVFAVVSVVAGAVMFFDYMDVPTAFFGVDRYTVTVQLPDGGGLYPGGNVTYRGVEVGRVRDVRLTNSGAEAVLQMDSDVHIPADLTAQVHSVSAVGEQYVELLPRAGDGPALRNGDVIPVDRTYVPPNLNSLLQATNRGLTAIPRDNLKTVVDESYVAVGGLGPELSRLVKGTTNLAIDARKNLDSLVALIDESKPVLDSQSQSSDAVQAWAAHLAAITSQLRDNDSAVAGVLHKGGPAAAEAQQLFDRLNPTLPIVLANLVSVGQVGVTYRDNLEAVLVELPQGAADVQATGVPNRNTKQPYLGGYLSFNLNLNWPPPCVTGFLPVQQQRAASFEDYPDPPKGDLYCRIPQDSMINVRGARNLPCETRPGKRAPTVKMCESDETYVPLNDGFAWKGDPNATYSGQDVPQLRPGDEPPGKSAPPSPPGPAPPPIAAVQYDPATGMYVGPDGRMYSQADLAHGTTKEQTWQSMMLPPKRN comes from the coding sequence ATGCTCACTAGGCGAATCAAAATCCAGCTGCTGGTGTTCGCGGTTGTCAGCGTGGTCGCCGGCGCCGTCATGTTCTTCGACTACATGGACGTGCCGACCGCGTTCTTCGGGGTCGACCGTTACACGGTCACGGTGCAGCTGCCCGACGGAGGCGGCCTTTACCCGGGGGGCAACGTCACCTACCGAGGAGTCGAGGTGGGTCGGGTACGAGACGTGCGCTTAACGAATAGTGGCGCCGAGGCGGTGCTGCAGATGGATTCCGATGTCCACATCCCCGCCGACCTCACCGCCCAGGTACACAGCGTTTCCGCGGTCGGCGAGCAATATGTCGAACTGCTGCCGCGCGCGGGGGACGGGCCGGCGCTGCGAAACGGCGACGTGATCCCTGTGGACCGCACTTACGTCCCGCCCAACCTGAACTCGCTGCTGCAGGCAACCAATCGCGGGTTGACCGCGATCCCGCGCGACAACCTCAAAACGGTGGTCGACGAATCCTATGTCGCCGTCGGCGGGCTCGGCCCCGAACTGTCCCGGCTGGTCAAAGGGACGACCAATCTGGCGATCGACGCTCGCAAGAACCTTGACTCGCTGGTCGCTTTGATCGACGAGTCCAAGCCCGTCTTGGACAGCCAGTCCCAGTCATCGGACGCGGTGCAGGCGTGGGCGGCCCACCTGGCAGCCATTACCTCGCAGCTTCGAGACAACGACTCCGCGGTCGCGGGCGTGCTCCACAAAGGCGGCCCCGCGGCCGCGGAGGCCCAACAACTGTTCGACCGGTTGAACCCCACGTTGCCGATCGTGCTGGCGAATCTGGTCAGCGTTGGGCAGGTGGGAGTCACCTACCGCGACAACCTGGAAGCCGTCTTGGTGGAGCTGCCGCAGGGAGCCGCCGACGTCCAAGCGACCGGCGTGCCCAATAGGAATACCAAACAGCCTTACTTGGGCGGCTACCTCAGCTTCAACTTGAACCTCAACTGGCCGCCGCCCTGCGTCACGGGATTCCTACCTGTCCAGCAGCAGCGGGCCGCCAGCTTCGAGGACTACCCAGATCCGCCTAAAGGCGACCTTTACTGCCGGATACCGCAAGACTCGATGATCAACGTGCGCGGGGCGCGCAATCTGCCGTGTGAGACTCGACCCGGCAAGCGCGCGCCGACGGTCAAGATGTGCGAAAGCGACGAGACCTACGTCCCCCTGAACGACGGCTTTGCCTGGAAGGGCGATCCGAACGCGACGTACAGCGGCCAGGATGTGCCTCAGCTGCGCCCAGGTGATGAGCCACCCGGGAAGTCCGCACCACCATCGCCGCCGGGTCCGGCACCACCCCCGATCGCCGCCGTCCAATACGACCCGGCAACCGGTATGTACGTGGGACCGGACGGGCGTATGTACAGCCAAGCTGACCTGGCCCACGGAACTACGAAGGAGCAAACATGGCAGAGCATGATGCTGCCTCCCAAGAGGAATTGA
- a CDS encoding Mce protein: MAEHDAASQEELSDMGRTETTPALSGDTDQGSPGSTNLATPKGQEADAGPDLEPAAEGLVEEANDDDAAVDDEVDDASEEAAPLKKRMSSVRLAAVWGVVAIVSLGALGGWFGFRIYQSHQAHQQREVLIQVARQGALNLTTIDWQHVDADIQRILDSATGTFYDDFSNRSKPFIDVVKKAQSKSVGTIIEAGVESQSANEAQVLVAVSVKTSNVGAAEQDLRHWRMRITVQKLGNDAKVSNVAFVL; encoded by the coding sequence ATGGCAGAGCATGATGCTGCCTCCCAAGAGGAATTGAGCGATATGGGACGGACGGAAACAACCCCCGCATTGTCCGGTGACACCGACCAGGGTTCGCCGGGTTCGACCAACCTCGCCACCCCGAAAGGGCAGGAGGCCGACGCGGGCCCCGATTTGGAGCCCGCCGCGGAAGGACTGGTCGAGGAAGCCAATGACGACGACGCGGCGGTCGATGACGAAGTCGACGATGCCTCGGAAGAGGCTGCGCCGCTGAAGAAGCGGATGTCATCCGTACGGCTGGCCGCGGTGTGGGGGGTGGTCGCAATAGTCTCACTGGGCGCTCTGGGTGGTTGGTTCGGTTTTAGGATTTATCAGTCACACCAGGCCCATCAACAGCGCGAGGTCCTGATCCAGGTCGCGCGGCAAGGGGCGCTGAACTTGACGACGATCGACTGGCAGCACGTCGATGCTGACATACAGCGCATCCTGGACTCCGCGACAGGCACTTTCTACGACGACTTCTCCAATCGATCGAAACCCTTCATCGACGTCGTCAAGAAGGCACAGTCGAAGTCGGTAGGAACAATCATCGAGGCGGGTGTGGAGTCGCAGTCGGCCAACGAAGCCCAAGTGCTGGTCGCTGTGTCGGTAAAGACGTCGAATGTTGGTGCAGCAGAACAGGATCTGCGGCATTGGAGAATGCGAATCACCGTGCAAAAGCTCGGAAACGACGCGAAAGTCTCCAACGTCGCCTTCGTGCTATGA
- a CDS encoding CaiB/BaiF CoA transferase family protein yields the protein MRKPLTGVRVLEVAQFTFVPAAGAVLADWGADVVKIEHPVTGDAQRGLVKVLGAAATVPGSSFAPIMEAPNRGKRSVGLALDNSEARPLLDELIRRSDVFLTNYLPSTRKKLSIDLDDVRRINPAIIYVVGSGFGLKGPDREAGAYDATAFWARGGSADGLTSPDATHSPFMPAGAYGDNIGGITIAGAVAAALYGRQATGEPSVLDVSLLAVGAWTTQFNVNMAMLMGGPLPKVERRTQAPGNPLTGAYRTSDGRFVQLSMLQPTRYWPEFCRLMDLHDVAEDPRFTTLEAMAEHSEIAQQIVADAIGRLSFAECQAVLRRGRGQWAPVQDAWEIANDEALTANGRIAEIVDAEGHPQKLVSSPVQFDDDPASLTRAPQFAEHTDAILRELGVDDDRLIELKIAGAIT from the coding sequence ATGCGTAAACCGCTCACCGGAGTTCGCGTGCTGGAGGTCGCCCAGTTCACCTTTGTTCCTGCGGCCGGCGCGGTGCTCGCCGACTGGGGCGCCGACGTGGTGAAGATCGAGCATCCTGTCACCGGCGACGCCCAGCGCGGCTTGGTCAAGGTCTTGGGCGCCGCAGCAACCGTACCCGGATCGTCGTTCGCGCCGATCATGGAGGCGCCCAACCGCGGAAAGCGCAGTGTTGGTCTGGCCCTGGACAATTCGGAGGCGCGTCCGCTGCTCGACGAACTGATCCGGCGGAGCGACGTATTCCTGACGAACTACCTGCCGTCGACGCGGAAGAAGCTGTCGATCGACCTCGACGACGTCCGCCGAATCAACCCCGCCATCATCTATGTCGTCGGCAGCGGCTTCGGACTGAAAGGGCCCGACCGGGAGGCCGGGGCCTATGACGCGACGGCGTTCTGGGCCCGTGGTGGCAGCGCCGACGGCCTCACGTCGCCCGATGCCACTCACAGCCCGTTCATGCCCGCCGGGGCTTACGGGGACAACATCGGCGGCATCACCATCGCCGGCGCCGTGGCGGCGGCACTCTACGGCAGACAGGCCACCGGGGAACCGTCCGTGCTCGACGTCTCGCTCTTGGCGGTGGGCGCTTGGACAACCCAGTTCAACGTGAACATGGCAATGCTGATGGGCGGCCCGCTGCCGAAGGTAGAACGCCGAACCCAGGCCCCGGGCAACCCGCTTACCGGCGCTTATCGGACGTCGGACGGAAGGTTCGTCCAGTTGTCAATGTTGCAGCCGACGCGGTACTGGCCGGAGTTCTGCCGGCTGATGGATCTGCACGACGTCGCTGAAGATCCCCGGTTCACAACGCTCGAGGCGATGGCCGAACACAGCGAAATCGCTCAACAAATCGTTGCGGACGCGATCGGCAGATTGAGTTTCGCTGAATGCCAAGCCGTGCTGCGCAGGGGCAGAGGGCAGTGGGCCCCGGTTCAGGACGCCTGGGAAATCGCCAATGACGAAGCACTGACCGCCAACGGTCGCATCGCCGAAATCGTCGATGCCGAAGGTCATCCGCAGAAGTTGGTTTCCAGCCCGGTGCAGTTCGACGACGATCCAGCCAGCCTGACCAGAGCACCGCAATTCGCGGAGCACACGGACGCGATACTGCGCGAACTGGGCGTCGATGACGATCGCCTCATCGAACTCAAGATCGCCGGGGCGATCACGTGA
- a CDS encoding FadR/GntR family transcriptional regulator, which produces MAKREPLAPMTTSQLNGAVRSPKTAEIVADTLRRMIVEGQLKDGDFLPYEAELMDHFQVSRPSLREAVRVLESDRLVEVRRGSRTGARVRVPGPEIVARPAGFLLEMAGTTLADVMTARMGIEPYAARLLAENGTAAAHRELRELIEEIPAAWETGTLAAASTALHRRLVELSGNATLTVIVGMLHEIFEKHMTAAFLSVQNVVPKAKYTKLMRSYTRLADLVAARDGAEAEAHWRRHMENASAELLKGYEKTKVRDIMH; this is translated from the coding sequence ATGGCCAAGCGGGAACCGCTCGCGCCGATGACCACGTCACAGCTTAACGGCGCGGTGCGGTCGCCGAAGACGGCCGAGATCGTGGCGGACACGTTGCGGCGGATGATCGTCGAGGGACAGCTCAAGGACGGCGACTTCCTTCCCTACGAGGCCGAACTCATGGATCACTTCCAGGTCAGCCGGCCATCGCTGCGAGAAGCGGTGCGAGTCTTGGAATCCGACCGTCTCGTTGAGGTGCGGCGCGGCTCACGTACCGGCGCGCGGGTTCGCGTCCCGGGCCCCGAGATCGTCGCGCGTCCGGCGGGCTTCCTGCTCGAGATGGCGGGAACGACGCTCGCGGACGTGATGACGGCACGGATGGGCATTGAACCGTACGCGGCCCGGCTGCTCGCAGAGAATGGCACCGCAGCGGCCCACCGCGAGTTGCGCGAACTCATTGAAGAGATTCCTGCTGCATGGGAGACCGGCACACTGGCGGCAGCCTCGACCGCATTGCATCGTCGGCTAGTCGAACTGTCGGGCAACGCGACGCTGACCGTGATCGTCGGCATGCTGCACGAAATCTTCGAAAAGCACATGACCGCAGCATTTCTCAGCGTTCAGAACGTCGTGCCCAAGGCTAAGTACACCAAGCTCATGCGGTCCTACACCCGACTCGCCGACTTGGTGGCCGCTCGGGACGGCGCTGAGGCCGAGGCGCATTGGCGGCGACACATGGAGAACGCCAGCGCTGAGCTGCTCAAGGGCTACGAAAAGACGAAGGTCCGAGACATCATGCACTGA